The Setaria viridis chromosome 6, Setaria_viridis_v4.0, whole genome shotgun sequence genome includes the window AGATTACTCAAGTGACCAAAAACCATCAGGAGCAGCTTATGTTGACAGCAGGTGCAGCCAAATTCAAACATCGATTTCAGATCTGCGTAAGGATAGTTTAAATTCAGTTGTTCAAAGAAAAATTCTAGCAGAAAATGACAATCAGAATTTGCTGCACCTGAGCCGACACAActaaagagaagtaccaagCAGTTCCAATGTTTGGCATCTGAACAGACCACCTTCCGTATAAATAGGCACAGCCCTAGTGTCCTCGCTCAAAGTAATAATGACACAACATTACAGGGTGATGGATGGTCAACAGCGCACCAAAAGGTCCACAAGAGCAAAATCTGACCATCTCGAAATATTATATTCTGCTACCTAAATGAACATCCTTTCGAAAACATGATTCTTGGTTAGATCAGTTGTAGCAATAGAGAAACTTTCGTACAGGCCATCAAAATACGTAGATGCAGGTTAAGATCAGTCCTGCTTGTTACGAGCCTGGCGAGCACGATGCCTGAGCTCTGCCCTTTTCCACCTTACGATCAGCATGCAGAGCGTCACAAGAGTGTTCACCTACAAAACAAGGGGAAAAAAGGGTCACTAATAATGAAACAGATGAGGAACAACATTCACAGAAAATAACCAGAGAAATGTGATTACCAAAATAAGGATTGTTATCAAAAGGAGGGGACCAGACCAGACAACTGAAATGAAGAGGCCTTGGGAATCAAAATAGTTTTGGCTAGAGAAGCTCTTCCAGTTTTGTCCTAGAAAGGTGTTTATTCTCTCAGCGAGAAATACACCAGAAACTGCATCAAATCAAGAACAGGTAAATAAAATCACATCCTATCATATTAAAAGAAATCAGTATGTAAATGTGAATGGAACAAAACCAGCACAGGTCTTCCACATATATTGCATTAGTTAACAAACCATGCATGTTGAACGCTCTATGTACAAAACTATAGGAACTTGCAGTGCCATGGCAGTCAAGGTAAGCTTTAGCAGTTTGATGTATACGTTCGGAAAATATCCTTATTTTGACAGTTACAAGTAGGTACAAACACAAACACTGAGCTTATTTTGCAAATTTTATTGCAACTGCAAGAATATGTAGGAAAGTGACAAGTCTTAGTGATTACTGGCCAATACAGAAATGAGTACTCGATGATTGTATTGCCACGATGTTCTAAAGTGGTATACTGTAACCGCACAGGCAGAGAAAAAAGATAATTAAATTTGATGAATACAATGGTACAAGGACACTGAAGGGTAGAAAGAAGAAGGCAGTAACAAAACAAACTCACATGTTAACGCTGACAAGATAAGCTGGAAATTGACATTTCTCCTCGAGATGATGGTAACCAGCAGCAGAATGGCATGAAAAGTTAGCATGCTGATCAACCAAGGCTCCTGTAAACACAAAAGGCAAGAGGTGAAGTTGATGAAAAAATTAGACTTAACAACATTAAAGCAGTTTATTCAAGCAAACGATAATGGCCGCACCCAAGGACCAAGTATTGTATTTTCAAAAGCTGTCAATCCAAGGCAGCATCACACTACATTTGCTGGCTTAACTGTCACAGGATGGATCTTTTGCATTTTTTCATCATTATATTCCCTGGCACTTGTTTGGCGTGGCCCAAAGCCATTCAACAGCAAAACATAACCACTAACCCCGACATTTGTGCAGCGGATGAGCAAAGTTAGGAAGCCAAACCCAAGGCTCTGTGTTGAATTCATGTTGAATTCTTGGTATGTGAGTTTGTAAAGCATAATTATTTTTACTATTAAAAATACCTAGCCGTCAAAGCTTCACTAGTTTTAGAAGGATGCATATGTGAGTGGCAGCCCCTAGGCTAGCTTGTAGGATCGGTTTCTAATATATCAAAAGATTCAATTTTTACCGAAAGCACAAGTAAGAGCCTATAATTCCCATATCATACTATTATTCAAACAAACATGCCGATACTCTTATCCAAAATTCAGATCTTTGAACTGTCATACTATTCAAAGTAATGAATCGATTCGTCCCGCCCACTAGAAGACTAGATCCACGCACGCATAATGGAAGGGTAGATGGATGAGTTAGTGAGTGAGTGGGTAGGAGGAACCTTCCAGTCGATGGCGTGGAAGAATCCGATGAAGGAGTCGACGGCTGGTGCGAAGCCGGTGCGAAGCTCGGAGGAGACGCGGCCGAAGAGCTCGGCTACGACATCGGCGTGCTCATTGAGGGCGGAGCGCACCTCCTCCACAGCACGCCCGACCACCGACGACCCCGCGGCGGCAGCCTCCTCCGCCATCTCTCTCGATC containing:
- the LOC117861707 gene encoding uncharacterized protein, coding for MAEEAAAAGSSVVGRAVEEVRSALNEHADVVAELFGRVSSELRTGFAPAVDSFIGFFHAIDWKEPWLISMLTFHAILLLVTIISRRNVNFQLILSALTFSGVFLAERINTFLGQNWKSFSSQNYFDSQGLFISVVWSGPLLLITILILVNTLVTLCMLIVRWKRAELRHRARQARNKQD